GAAATCAGACAGGACAATAACAGGTTTGGAAATGTTTGTGGAGGGAGCTGTCCAAAGGCACTTGGGCACAGATCTGGGGCTCAGGTGAGAGGGCTGCCTGGCAGACACAGTGTGGGGATCGACTAGTGATGTCTGCCTTGGGCACAGGCATGGAAAGCGGTTGTCAAAGGCGTGGCCAGCCCTGGGACGGAGGGTCTCTCATCTTCCTCtcaatcatttcataatataaacAGATTATTCAGGGAGCTTCTTCTGGATAGATGGGGAAGGGTCCTCCTTGAATACCACTTAGGTGCTTTTCGGTGTAGGAAGGTGAAAGCTGGAGGAGGCTGGAAGCACAGGAGGCCTTGGGTTTTCCACAGGAGTCTTTATTACAGTGTAAATCCAAGCTCAGGCCTCCCCTGGGCCCCATGCAAAGCCCTGGCTTTGGGGCTAGTGGCGTCCAGGAGACACCAATCTCTCACGGCGCCTCCAGCGGCGGGGTCACGGAAGTGCAGGGCGGGTGCCCTATCTAGGCAACTACAAGTCCCAGCAGGCGCCGCGGCCAAGGTCCCTCGCCCTTCCGGGACTCCTAGAGCAGAGCCTCTTGGGGGATGTAGTCCTGGCCGCTCAGGCAATTTGCACAAACTCCCTGGGGCGAGCGATCCAGACACCCGCCGGGAAATGGCTTgggcggaggcggaggcggcggagggagggtggggatggaAGGGAGATGGAGCTGGGCAGAGGGCTGCGGGGGATGGGGGCAGGCGTCCCGAGGGCAGAGACACCCCTTTCATTCGGCTTTGGCTTTGGATCCAGAGACTGCGGCTGCTGCCGAGGCAAGGGCTCCGGACCCTGGGATCTTAGCTCGGATCCTGAGGGAGAAACAAGTGGAGTCACGAGGTGGGGCAAGTGACCCATAGGAATCTGAGAATTAAGGGGAAATCTGGaatggggctgggggcggggggaggggggaggacacACACTAGCTGAGTGCCCAaagccagcccctgccctccacctGATGGCCTGGTTGGAACTGTCTTTGAGAAGGGGGCATGAACCCCAAAGAGATTTAGGGACAGGTACTATCTGGGAAAAAGTTCCtcagcttcccccctccccatccccttcaTCTCCATCCCACACCCTTACTTAGCTTTGATGTGGCTCAACTGATTGGTCACCAATCCCACATACTGGTCCATCTGGGCCTGCGGAGACCGAGAAGGAGAGATGGGAGGGGTCCTTCCCCACGATTCATTCAGGAGgctgcttcctcccccacctccaaacGAGAAATTGGGGAGAGCGGTCCACTACTCCACCTTCAACTCTAAGCCTAATAAAACAGCCTTGGAAGTCAGAGGTTCAAGCTGAAGTGCCGGTGGGTTGGGCCAAGTTCTGCGTGGGGAATGATGTCAGGTAGACACACAGGAATTTGCCAGTCAGTCTGTTTCCTGGGCATGACTATTAATCTCCGAGTGAGTTGTacgtgcgtgtgtctgtgtgtgagtcaGGTGAGCGTGTGGGGCACTGGTGTTGGTTGTCAAGTCCCTGCGTGGATTGACTTCAGTACTGGTTTAATTCACAGCGTGACCGCCTTTGAGCGTCTTGGTGATTCCAGCATGTGAGGGAGTTCGTACTCTCCCTGGCAGGCGTGCGTATCATCTGGCTCTCAGCTGTGCCAGAGAAGGGACTGTCAGTCCATCTGCCCGTCTTTGGATAGGATATATGTCAGTTGGCCTCGGGCCTTTCAGTGTTCTGGGCAACAGCCGTCCCACCCAATGTTGACAGTCCTTGGCAGTTTCGGGGTGAAAGCCATCGGTTAGTCtatctgccttgggttcaggcaTGACAGTCGGATCCTGGCTCTGCAAAGGGGACACCAATCAAAATGCTTATCTCTGGCCATTGAGACATATTCATTAGACTCTAGCTGCTTCGAGGAGGGGCTGCAAGCAGACCACCTGTGCCCCGCTGGGACATCTGTCACTCAGACCCTGACTCTTCCAGGGGCGGAAACACCAGTTGATCCTCCTGTCTCTGGCAGGGACATCTGTCAGTAGGACACTGcttgtggtggggggtgggggcggggggggagtcAGACCACTCATGTTTGGCTGGGACACTGCCAACTGAGAGCCTGTCACACCCACCTGGTGTTGCCGGTACAGCAAGGGGACAGTGAATAAACCGATCACTCCTGTAGGCACAGAAATGGGGATGAGGGTTCTCCCAAGAGATGAGCAGCTCCGTCTAGAACCCTGTCCCCCATCAAACCCCGATGAcccacctccccgccccaccccccacggcCTTCCCAGCTCACCCAGAATGAGAAGAGTCAAACCATTGAAGACGGCACCCACGAAGGTCAAGATGTAGAAGAGAAGGGCCAGCtgggggtcagggtcagggtcagggtcagcagAGCCTACAGGGCACTCCCCAGGCTGTGAACTTCCCCAGCAATGGCCCTCCTACCCCCCAGGGGCAGCAAGGCGAATGCTGGGGAACCCAGGAAGGAGTGGGGGTTTCAGGGCACCTTGAGGGAATCCACGAGGTCTTCTACCAGGAAGAAATGCCGCAGCTGGATGGCCACAGACACCACTCGGGAGGCAATCTGCTGGGACAAACGTTCCATCTGCTCCTGAGTCAGGGTCAGGTCCACATCCAGATAGGccctgggaggacagaggggtGTCAGGCACCTCAATGTGTGGACCAGCCCAGGCTGAGGGGTGTGGCTGGGACAAGGGCAAGAAATAGGGCTTTGAGGAGATGGCCAGATGTAATGGACTAGGGTCAAGGTCAAGGGCAAGAGATGGGCTCAAGGATTAAGGGTAAGGGGTTAGGGTCAGAGGTTAGAGCTGGAAGTCAGAGTCAGACTCAGAGTCAGGGTGGAGTCAGAACCAAGAACAGGATGGGTCAGAGTCAGCATGAGGAGTGCCTGACTGGAGGTCAAGGGTCAGACCACCCCTTTGGTCAACACTGGGGTCTAGATAGAGGTCAAGGCTAGGGGCCAAGGGTTCTCACTGGAAGGGGTTGGCACCGTCCCCCCGGTGCACGGCCTGCAGCACTTTTCGGTAAACCCTGAGAGAGATGGTGCCACAGAGCAGCAAGAGGGCCACATGGGCGGTCACGGACACGATGCTAAAGTgcaggaggcagagcagggagaccatGAGGCCCGTGAAGACCACTCCTGACGTCCTCGTGTCCTTCCAATACAGCAGGTCCGCCactgtggagggagagggggcccAGCGGTCAGGCTGGGCTTTGCACCTGGCCTGGCTGAGCTCTTGACCTCCCACTTTCCGTCTAGGGCTGAACCTTGACCTCTTGACATACTTGGCCTGCACCTGAATTCAATTTCCCAATTTCTACTTATCTTCTTTGATTCCCAGCTGCTTCCCCTCTTCTCCTGGAAAACCCAAGTTAACCGTCCAGCAAGTGCCCTTAATCTCAGTCCTGCCATAGATTATGTGTGGATATAATTTTTGGtcattatttatgaaaatttgAATCATCTACACATTTTTCTGCCTTACACACATCCCACTCTTTTCCCTCCTAGAATTCCCTCCTTGTCAGTTGGAAGAGCTCTCGATTCATCCTTCACAAGAGCGCCACAAGATTCTGTTGTGTGGCTGTCGCATCGTTCATTTCATTCAATATTGACCTATTGCTGGGTCATTCACTTGTTTTCTTAACCTCCATTCCTCAACAGTGCTGCAAGGACCAGCCTTCTACAGACATTCTTACCTCCCTGCAGGGAGGTTCTATTTCTGAGATAGAATCCCAGATGTGAAACAGCTGGGTGGACGAGCTCTGTGTTTCTGAATGTCATAAATGTTACCAGATTGCTTACTAGCAAGACTGTTAACAATTCTCGTTTCCATGAGCAACTCGGGCGTGATCTTTTTCCAGCATCCTGCCCAACAATGGgtgttattgttctttttcttttttgccaacCCGACA
This genomic window from Ursus arctos isolate Adak ecotype North America unplaced genomic scaffold, UrsArc2.0 scaffold_19, whole genome shotgun sequence contains:
- the RTN2 gene encoding reticulon-2 isoform X2; translated protein: MGSKVADLLYWKDTRTSGVVFTGLMVSLLCLLHFSIVSVTAHVALLLLCGTISLRVYRKVLQAVHRGDGANPFQAYLDVDLTLTQEQMERLSQQIASRVVSVAIQLRHFFLVEDLVDSLKLALLFYILTFVGAVFNGLTLLILGVIGLFTVPLLYRQHQAQMDQYVGLVTNQLSHIKAKIRAKIPGSGALASAAAAVSGSKAKAE